One Candidatus Ornithobacterium hominis genomic region harbors:
- the sucC gene encoding ADP-forming succinate--CoA ligase subunit beta: MNLHEYQGKEVLNKYGVKIQRGNVAETPEEAVKMAQRLTDSTGTQWYVIKAQVHAGGRGKGGGVKLAKSLDEVKEISSKILGMKLVTPQTSAEGKTVHQVLIAEDVYYPGESEPQEYYMSVLLDRAKGQNMIMYSPEGGMDIEEVAEKMPDKIFTEIIDPAVGLRPFQANRIAFNLGVDGDAFKDMVRFVFSLYKAYVESDASMFEINPVLKTSDNQIMAVDCKVSLDDNALFRHKDLAELRDKREEDPTEVEAGEAGLNFVKLDGNVGCMVNGAGLAMATMDIIKLSGGSPANFLDVGGTADAERVEKAFRIILRDENVNAILVNIFGGIVRCDRVAQGIIDAYKNMGDAIQVPIIVRLQGTNAEEAKKMIDESGLQVHSAITLQEAADKVKEVVG; this comes from the coding sequence ATGAATCTTCACGAATATCAAGGCAAAGAAGTTTTAAACAAATATGGTGTAAAAATACAGCGTGGAAACGTAGCAGAAACACCAGAGGAAGCAGTGAAAATGGCACAACGGCTGACTGACTCTACAGGAACGCAATGGTATGTCATCAAGGCACAGGTGCATGCTGGTGGCCGAGGAAAAGGTGGTGGCGTGAAGCTAGCCAAGTCACTGGATGAGGTAAAAGAAATTTCAAGCAAAATACTGGGAATGAAATTAGTCACACCTCAGACTTCAGCAGAAGGCAAAACGGTACATCAGGTTTTGATAGCGGAAGATGTTTACTACCCAGGTGAAAGCGAACCGCAGGAATATTACATGTCGGTATTACTAGACCGAGCCAAAGGACAAAACATGATTATGTACTCACCCGAAGGAGGTATGGATATAGAAGAAGTGGCAGAGAAAATGCCTGATAAAATCTTTACCGAAATCATAGATCCCGCAGTAGGTTTACGCCCGTTCCAAGCTAATCGCATTGCGTTTAATCTTGGAGTGGATGGGGACGCCTTTAAAGATATGGTAAGGTTTGTCTTCTCGCTTTACAAAGCTTATGTGGAATCTGATGCTTCAATGTTTGAAATCAACCCCGTGCTGAAAACCAGCGACAACCAAATCATGGCAGTGGATTGTAAAGTTTCTTTGGACGATAATGCTTTGTTCCGTCACAAAGATTTAGCCGAATTGAGAGATAAACGAGAAGAAGACCCCACCGAAGTGGAAGCTGGAGAAGCTGGCCTAAATTTTGTGAAATTAGATGGGAATGTTGGCTGTATGGTCAACGGAGCAGGTTTAGCGATGGCAACGATGGATATTATCAAACTTTCTGGCGGAAGCCCAGCGAATTTCTTAGACGTTGGCGGTACAGCTGATGCAGAACGTGTAGAGAAAGCTTTCAGAATTATCTTGAGAGATGAGAATGTAAATGCAATTTTAGTTAACATCTTTGGCGGGATAGTTCGTTGCGACCGTGTAGCACAAGGAATCATCGATGCTTACAAAAATATGGGCGATGCGATTCAAGTTCCCATCATCGTTCGTTTGCAAGGAACCAATGCCGAGGAAGCTAAAAAAATGATAGATGAAAGTGGATTGCAAGTTCACTCAGCGATTACCCTACAAGAAGCAGCAGATAAAGTCAAAGAAGTTGTAGGGTAA
- a CDS encoding prolyl oligopeptidase family serine peptidase, which produces MKKNIIAIAGLFILSSCATQQVKRKSETSALNYPKTKKENVNYAHFGTTVQDPYRWLEDDLSTETKAWVKEQNQLTFNYLDKIPFRGEIKKQMTELWNYEKISAPFKRGEWIYFYKNDGLQQHSVLYRKKSENATPEVFLDPNQFSKDGTTSLSSISFSKSGNLAAYQISEGGSDWRKVIIVDTKTKRQVEDTLRDVKFSGISWRGEEGFYYSSYDKPKGSELSAKTNQHKLYFHRLGRPQSQDELIFGGEKTPRRYVGGHVTEDQRFLIISAAQSTSGGELYIQDLKEKNSEIIPILTNFDTNTSVVDTQGDTLYLLTDYQAPNNRLVKVDFQNPKSENWLNIIPEKKEVLSVSTAGGFLFAQYLKDAVSKVEQYNHQGKKIREIELPGLGSAGGFGGKKEEKEVYYSFTNYITPSSIYKFDVISGKTQLYQQPKTNFNPDDYVSEQVFYTSSDGTKVPMTISYKKGLKRNGKNPTILYGYGGFNVSLTPAFNVSRAVWLQNGGIYAVANLRGGGEYGKEWHKAGTQMQKKNVFNDFIAAAEYLQANAYTSPQYTAIDGRSNGGLLVAATELIRPDLFQVALPGVGVLDMLRYHTFTAGAGWAYDYGTAEDSVEMFEYLKSYSPVHNVKKDVCYPATLVLTGDHDDRVVPAHSYKFVSELQDKQKCENPTLIRIETKAGHGAGKPTELIIEEYTDAMSFALDQMGIEDLQK; this is translated from the coding sequence ATGAAAAAAAATATTATTGCCATAGCAGGTTTATTTATTTTAAGCAGCTGTGCAACACAACAAGTCAAACGAAAATCAGAAACTTCAGCATTGAACTACCCTAAAACAAAGAAAGAGAACGTCAATTACGCACATTTTGGCACAACGGTTCAAGACCCATACCGTTGGCTAGAAGATGATTTGTCTACTGAAACCAAGGCTTGGGTCAAAGAACAAAATCAATTGACATTCAATTATCTAGATAAGATTCCATTCCGTGGTGAAATCAAAAAACAAATGACAGAACTATGGAATTACGAAAAAATTTCTGCGCCATTCAAACGAGGCGAATGGATTTATTTTTACAAAAATGACGGTTTGCAACAACATTCCGTTTTGTATCGTAAAAAATCAGAAAATGCTACACCCGAAGTCTTTTTAGACCCCAATCAATTCTCCAAAGACGGCACCACATCACTTTCAAGCATTAGCTTCTCAAAGAGTGGAAACCTAGCCGCTTATCAGATTTCAGAAGGTGGCTCCGATTGGCGAAAAGTCATCATTGTAGACACCAAAACAAAAAGACAAGTAGAAGACACTTTGCGTGATGTGAAATTCAGCGGAATCTCTTGGCGCGGAGAGGAAGGCTTTTACTATTCATCTTATGACAAGCCTAAAGGAAGTGAGCTTTCGGCAAAAACCAATCAGCATAAACTTTATTTTCACCGTCTGGGCAGACCACAAAGCCAAGATGAATTAATCTTTGGTGGAGAGAAAACACCACGCCGTTATGTTGGTGGGCACGTCACAGAAGATCAACGATTTTTGATCATCTCAGCAGCTCAATCCACTAGTGGAGGCGAACTTTACATCCAAGATTTAAAAGAAAAGAATAGTGAAATTATCCCAATTCTCACTAATTTTGATACCAATACTAGTGTGGTAGATACGCAAGGAGATACGCTTTACCTATTGACTGATTATCAAGCGCCGAACAATCGCTTGGTAAAAGTCGATTTCCAAAATCCCAAATCTGAGAATTGGCTTAATATCATTCCTGAGAAAAAAGAAGTGCTTAGTGTTTCTACAGCTGGTGGATTTCTTTTTGCTCAGTACCTAAAAGACGCTGTGTCTAAAGTAGAGCAGTACAACCACCAAGGGAAGAAAATTAGAGAAATTGAGCTCCCTGGCTTGGGCAGTGCTGGTGGATTCGGAGGTAAAAAAGAAGAAAAAGAAGTTTACTACAGTTTTACCAATTACATTACGCCTAGTTCCATTTATAAATTTGATGTTATCAGTGGCAAAACACAACTTTATCAACAACCCAAAACCAACTTTAATCCTGATGATTACGTAAGCGAACAGGTATTTTACACCTCTAGTGACGGCACCAAAGTTCCCATGACCATCAGTTACAAAAAAGGGCTAAAACGCAACGGTAAAAATCCTACAATTCTCTATGGTTATGGTGGTTTCAACGTTAGTCTCACACCCGCATTTAATGTCAGCAGAGCTGTTTGGTTACAAAACGGAGGAATTTATGCCGTAGCTAATTTGCGTGGAGGCGGAGAATACGGGAAAGAATGGCACAAAGCGGGAACTCAAATGCAAAAGAAAAACGTATTCAATGATTTTATTGCCGCAGCTGAATATCTGCAAGCCAACGCTTATACTTCGCCTCAATACACAGCTATTGATGGGCGTTCCAATGGAGGACTACTCGTGGCAGCAACAGAATTGATTCGTCCCGATTTATTTCAAGTCGCTTTGCCAGGCGTAGGCGTTTTAGATATGTTGAGGTATCATACCTTCACAGCAGGAGCAGGCTGGGCTTATGATTATGGAACAGCAGAAGACAGCGTAGAAATGTTTGAATACCTGAAATCTTATTCGCCTGTGCATAATGTAAAAAAGGATGTTTGCTATCCCGCAACTTTAGTACTCACTGGCGACCATGATGACCGCGTGGTGCCTGCTCATAGCTATAAATTTGTGAGTGAATTGCAAGATAAACAAAAATGTGAAAATCCGACGCTTATTCGTATCGAGACCAAAGCTGGCCATGGTGCGGGGAAACCCACAGAACTCATCATAGAAGAGTATACCGATGCAATGTCTTTCGCTCTCGACCAAATGGGAATTGAAGATTTACAAAAGTAG
- a CDS encoding alpha/beta hydrolase, with product MKLQTDLPLNYLARCAKGNTQNPKLLLLLHGYGSNEQDLFSFADELPQDFFVISVQAPLALPFGGYAWYEINFTDAQKFNDVLQAKEAVEKIKNFIAAAVKKFELNPEKIWLCGFSQGAILSNALALTSPENIEKVIMLSGYTAQDIIGEVAKKDFSKLDYFISHGTEDTVIPIDWARKTPQLLRSLNIEHRYEEYPSGHGLVPQNFYDLLAWIQERK from the coding sequence GTGAAATTACAAACCGATTTACCACTCAATTATTTAGCACGTTGTGCCAAAGGAAATACTCAAAACCCGAAGTTATTGCTATTGCTCCATGGCTATGGTAGCAACGAACAAGATTTATTTTCCTTTGCCGACGAACTTCCACAAGATTTCTTTGTGATTTCTGTACAAGCCCCTTTAGCTCTTCCATTTGGGGGGTATGCTTGGTATGAAATTAACTTTACTGATGCGCAAAAGTTTAACGATGTTTTGCAAGCCAAAGAAGCCGTTGAGAAAATAAAAAACTTCATTGCTGCAGCAGTGAAAAAGTTTGAACTAAACCCAGAAAAAATATGGCTTTGTGGCTTTAGTCAAGGAGCTATTCTTAGCAATGCTTTGGCATTAACTTCCCCAGAAAATATCGAAAAAGTCATTATGCTGAGCGGTTATACAGCCCAAGATATCATTGGTGAAGTAGCTAAAAAAGATTTCAGCAAGTTAGACTATTTTATTTCACACGGAACAGAAGATACCGTAATCCCCATCGATTGGGCAAGAAAAACGCCTCAACTGCTTAGGAGCCTAAACATTGAGCATCGCTATGAAGAGTACCCAAGCGGACACGGACTGGTGCCACAAAATTTCTATGATTTACTAGCATGGATTCAAGAAAGGAAATAA
- a CDS encoding FISUMP domain-containing protein, which yields MKKLLFSLAVLSAVAVTAQVGINTDAPEATLDIRKKDNQKGDLRIEGDLRIQDVEEKSIQWFLVWDEKDQKVKRTSLSREISRLKLELANEGKIKHIRDKQPAKADDIINKIKQCAPENIIFDKLFGVDGKHDFVYCAITVTGTNYNKTWLNLNLGAEYANINSPNFDLAVSKTGEDALGDDRTHGSLYQWQRASDGHELRRQPITPNKAQSWTYTGNSAGKFITSSDGHWVENNPSSDLNLWQAGKVNNPCPLGYHVPTVQEWQEFHQAVTGYSSEVAANQMFTQAKLPNLAIASYHRYDNGTLRKKDTNGYYWSSSADNNQGAHYMGFNRSYSGTYDKAFRTYGFSVRCIKD from the coding sequence ATGAAGAAATTATTATTTTCTTTAGCCGTATTATCAGCGGTAGCGGTCACCGCCCAAGTAGGCATTAACACAGATGCTCCAGAGGCGACATTAGACATCAGAAAAAAAGACAACCAAAAAGGAGACCTGCGCATAGAAGGAGACTTGCGCATACAAGATGTTGAGGAAAAATCTATCCAATGGTTTTTAGTTTGGGATGAAAAAGATCAAAAGGTGAAGCGCACAAGCCTTTCAAGAGAGATTTCAAGGCTTAAATTGGAATTAGCAAATGAGGGTAAAATAAAGCACATCCGAGATAAGCAGCCAGCCAAAGCAGATGATATCATCAATAAAATCAAACAATGTGCACCAGAAAACATAATTTTTGATAAATTATTTGGTGTCGACGGCAAGCATGATTTTGTGTATTGTGCCATAACTGTAACTGGTACTAATTATAATAAAACATGGCTCAACCTCAACCTTGGTGCAGAATACGCCAACATAAATAGCCCTAATTTTGATTTGGCCGTTAGTAAAACAGGCGAAGATGCCCTTGGAGATGATAGAACCCATGGTTCATTATACCAATGGCAGAGAGCGAGTGATGGGCATGAGCTTAGGAGGCAACCAATTACCCCAAACAAAGCCCAAAGTTGGACATACACAGGCAATTCAGCAGGGAAGTTTATTACTTCTAGCGATGGTCATTGGGTGGAAAATAATCCTTCATCAGACCTTAACTTGTGGCAAGCAGGCAAAGTTAATAACCCTTGCCCGTTAGGTTACCATGTTCCGACTGTGCAGGAGTGGCAGGAATTTCATCAGGCTGTAACGGGTTACAGTTCTGAAGTTGCTGCTAATCAAATGTTTACACAGGCTAAGTTACCAAACCTTGCAATTGCTAGCTACCATCGCTATGACAATGGGACACTGCGAAAAAAAGATACTAACGGGTACTACTGGAGTAGCTCTGCTGACAACAATCAAGGCGCTCACTACATGGGCTTCAACCGTAGCTACAGCGGTACGTACGACAAAGCCTTCCGAACTTACGGGTTCAGCGTGCGTTGTATTAAAGATTAA
- a CDS encoding DUF2892 domain-containing protein: MHKNIKITLATLLVVGAGYLFSEREYGWGVLVSLLAVFPVIFYFRNEYILLAFWQMRKQNLPAAREWLSKITNPDKQLVKKQMGYYHFMNGITLGQDHLRESVNHMKKALDYGLSFAHDRAMAKLNLAAGAMSGGRKNEAKKWLAEAKSEDKQNMLTEHINMMEEQLKRMNVGRNMHNPNMRRKGKFF, translated from the coding sequence ATGCACAAAAACATAAAAATTACTTTAGCTACTCTGCTGGTGGTTGGCGCAGGATATTTGTTTTCTGAGAGAGAGTATGGCTGGGGTGTGTTGGTGAGTTTATTGGCGGTATTCCCGGTGATCTTCTACTTTAGAAATGAATATATTCTGTTGGCTTTTTGGCAAATGAGAAAGCAAAATTTACCAGCAGCCAGAGAATGGCTAAGTAAAATTACGAATCCTGATAAGCAATTGGTAAAAAAACAAATGGGCTATTACCATTTCATGAATGGCATTACATTAGGGCAAGATCATCTGAGAGAATCCGTAAATCATATGAAAAAAGCTTTAGACTACGGGCTTTCTTTTGCGCATGACCGAGCGATGGCAAAATTGAACTTGGCAGCAGGAGCAATGTCTGGAGGACGAAAAAATGAAGCGAAGAAGTGGTTGGCTGAAGCAAAAAGCGAGGATAAACAAAATATGTTGACCGAGCATATCAATATGATGGAAGAGCAGCTAAAGCGCATGAATGTAGGTCGCAATATGCACAACCCGAATATGCGCCGAAAAGGTAAATTTTTCTAA
- a CDS encoding 4'-phosphopantetheinyl transferase family protein, which translates to MPIIHQIKEEFTEIITWEISENTEALENFVNLTPPRLAKYRSLPPKQAKEYLGIRACLKQLNADYDVHYTPNGKPYLPSERHISITHSYDLVSVGLSHFPIGIDIEKKRDKKILNIEKKFIRKDENAWMPRNHQLTDYLHVVWGVKEGLYKINGGNLWNFLHHYWVERFDIKDETLFCWISDKKKSKKYLAKFKKIKEYYLVWVVDYL; encoded by the coding sequence ATGCCTATCATCCATCAAATCAAAGAAGAATTCACCGAAATCATTACTTGGGAGATTTCAGAAAATACTGAAGCCTTAGAAAATTTTGTGAATCTAACCCCGCCTAGACTAGCGAAATATAGGAGCTTACCCCCCAAACAAGCCAAAGAATATTTGGGAATTCGGGCTTGCCTAAAACAACTAAATGCTGACTATGATGTTCACTACACTCCAAACGGAAAACCTTACCTGCCTAGCGAGCGGCACATTTCCATCACTCATTCTTATGATTTGGTATCGGTAGGGCTTAGCCACTTTCCTATCGGGATTGATATTGAAAAAAAACGTGATAAAAAAATTCTAAATATTGAAAAAAAATTCATTCGCAAAGATGAAAACGCTTGGATGCCTAGAAATCACCAACTTACAGATTACCTGCACGTTGTATGGGGGGTAAAAGAAGGGCTTTATAAAATTAATGGTGGAAATTTATGGAATTTTTTACATCATTATTGGGTCGAACGCTTTGACATCAAAGATGAAACTTTATTTTGCTGGATTTCTGACAAAAAAAAGAGTAAAAAATATCTTGCTAAATTTAAAAAAATAAAAGAGTACTATCTCGTATGGGTTGTTGATTATCTATAA
- the ahcY gene encoding adenosylhomocysteinase encodes MNAKTDFVPYKVKNIELADFGRKEIKLAEAEMPGLMALREEFGKKKPLKGARIAGCLHMTIQTAVLIETLVTLGAEVAWSSCNIYSTQDHAAAAIAAAGIPVYAWKGMTEEEFNWCIEQTLFFGEERKPLNLILDDGGDLTNMVLDQFPELVEGVKGLSEETTTGVHRLYERMKKGTLLMPAINVNDSVTKSKFDNKYGCRESAVDAIRRATDVMLAGKVVVVAGYGDVGKGTAASLRGAGARVLVTEIDPICALQAAMDGYEVKKMDDAVKEADLLITATGNKDIIKDRHFKAMKDKAIVGNIGHFDNEIDMTWLNKNYGETRDEIKPQVDLYNIDGKEVIILSQGRLMNLGNATGHPSFVMSNSFTNQTLAQIELWTNSDQYENQVYVLPKHLDEKVARLHLAKVGVELDELTPEQAEYIDVPIEGPYKSDLYRY; translated from the coding sequence ATGAATGCAAAAACTGATTTTGTTCCGTATAAAGTAAAGAATATTGAATTAGCTGATTTTGGAAGAAAAGAAATTAAATTGGCAGAAGCAGAAATGCCAGGTTTGATGGCTCTGAGAGAAGAATTTGGCAAGAAAAAACCTTTGAAAGGCGCCCGAATTGCTGGGTGTCTGCATATGACAATACAGACGGCAGTGCTTATTGAAACCTTGGTAACTTTGGGGGCAGAAGTGGCATGGTCTTCTTGTAATATTTACTCCACACAAGATCATGCAGCAGCAGCAATTGCCGCTGCAGGGATTCCTGTATATGCATGGAAGGGTATGACAGAGGAAGAGTTTAATTGGTGCATTGAGCAAACACTTTTCTTTGGAGAAGAGCGTAAACCATTGAATTTAATTTTGGATGACGGAGGGGATTTGACTAATATGGTTTTAGACCAATTTCCAGAATTGGTAGAAGGGGTAAAAGGACTCTCTGAGGAAACAACCACTGGAGTTCATCGTTTGTATGAAAGAATGAAAAAGGGGACATTACTTATGCCTGCCATCAACGTGAATGATAGTGTAACGAAGTCTAAGTTTGATAATAAATATGGGTGTAGAGAATCTGCCGTAGATGCTATCCGAAGAGCAACAGACGTGATGTTGGCAGGGAAAGTAGTAGTGGTAGCAGGCTACGGTGATGTGGGAAAAGGAACGGCAGCTTCTTTGCGTGGAGCAGGAGCGAGAGTTTTAGTGACTGAAATAGACCCGATATGTGCATTACAAGCTGCAATGGATGGCTACGAAGTGAAAAAAATGGATGATGCGGTGAAAGAAGCAGATTTGTTGATAACTGCAACAGGGAATAAGGATATCATTAAAGATAGACACTTCAAAGCGATGAAGGACAAAGCTATTGTCGGGAATATTGGTCATTTTGATAATGAAATTGATATGACTTGGCTAAATAAAAATTATGGGGAAACCAGAGATGAAATTAAACCACAAGTCGATTTATATAACATTGATGGTAAAGAAGTTATCATACTCTCGCAAGGACGATTGATGAATTTAGGCAATGCAACGGGGCATCCATCTTTTGTAATGTCTAATTCTTTCACCAATCAAACATTAGCTCAGATTGAACTTTGGACGAATTCTGACCAATATGAAAATCAAGTTTATGTATTGCCTAAGCATCTGGATGAAAAGGTAGCTAGATTACATTTAGCTAAAGTTGGCGTAGAATTAGATGAATTGACTCCAGAACAGGCTGAATATATAGATGTGCCAATAGAAGGCCCATATAAATCAGATTTATATCGATATTAA
- a CDS encoding succinate dehydrogenase cytochrome b subunit: MAQGLFNSSIGRKFAMALSAFFLITFLIVHLLVNFLSVISPSAYNEASHFMGTNPLVQFLFQPILIAGVVFHFVLGFVLEIKNKKARGPVGYVKSNSSQNSTWVSRNMVVTGAMILIFLGLHFADFWLPEINTKYIQGDMTGLLPGGDLRYYEELQHKFASSWRVAFYVIAFILLGLHLAHGFQSAFQSVGANHRRYTPVIKAFGKFYAIIIPLGFIFIAIYHFLNQ, translated from the coding sequence ATGGCTCAGGGATTATTTAACTCATCTATCGGAAGAAAATTTGCAATGGCATTGTCTGCTTTTTTCTTGATTACGTTTTTGATTGTTCATTTACTGGTAAATTTTTTATCTGTGATTTCACCCAGTGCATATAATGAGGCATCTCATTTTATGGGAACCAATCCACTCGTTCAGTTTTTATTTCAGCCTATATTAATTGCGGGTGTTGTTTTTCACTTTGTATTGGGTTTTGTTCTAGAAATAAAAAATAAAAAAGCACGAGGCCCTGTAGGATATGTGAAGAGTAATTCTTCTCAGAATTCTACTTGGGTTTCTAGAAATATGGTAGTTACAGGAGCTATGATTTTGATTTTTTTAGGTTTACACTTCGCGGATTTTTGGTTGCCAGAAATTAATACCAAGTACATACAAGGAGATATGACAGGGCTTTTGCCAGGAGGGGATTTAAGATATTATGAGGAATTACAGCATAAATTTGCATCTTCTTGGCGTGTTGCTTTTTATGTCATAGCCTTTATCCTTTTAGGATTACATTTAGCGCACGGTTTTCAGTCAGCTTTTCAGTCGGTGGGGGCGAATCATAGAAGATACACACCAGTTATCAAAGCTTTTGGTAAATTCTACGCCATTATTATTCCTTTAGGATTTATTTTTATAGCAATTTATCATTTTCTAAATCAATAA